The Fulvivirga maritima genome segment GAAGATCCTTCTACAGAGGGTGATTTTAATTATGCCAATAGAATAGAATATTCACAGTTACAGACCAATGTAGCATTAGCACATTTAGACTTAAAAAATAATAAGATTCAATATGTGCCTACTTTGTATGCTAACTTTAACTATGGTTACAATACTCAAACCAGTGATTTTGATTTATTATTCAAAAGTGAGCGATGGTTAAATTATGGTCTGTTGGGGCTGTCATTAAACATCCCTGTGTTTGACGGATTCCTGAAGAGTAACAAAATTCAAAGAAATAAGCTGGAGATTAAACAGCTCAATAATTCATTCGAACAACTAGAAAATTCCATAGATCTGGAGATAAAAGAAGCCAGCATAAATATGGAAACGTCTCTAAAGCAGATGCAGGCTCAGAAAGAGAACATGGAGCTGGCTGAGGAGATTTATGATGTAACAAGCATAAAATTTAAAGAGGGAGTAGGATCTAATCTGGAGGTAGTGGAAGCCGAAGCAGATTATAAAGAGGCCCAAACCAATTATTACAATGCATTATATGATGCTTTGGTAGCCAAAGTAGAGCTAGAAAAAGCTTATGGCCAACTACACAAGAACTAAAAACCAACCCATTTTTGAAAACAAACCAGACATGAGAAATACAGCATTTTATTACTTAGCCATCATTACATTGCTTTTTGCAGCCTGTAGTAAAGAAGGGCTGGAGGCAAAGAAGGAGCAGCTTCAGTCTTATAAAGATGAGGTGCGTGAGCTTAATACTAAGATCAAAGAACTGGAGACCGAGATAGCCGCGCTAGATTCAACTTATGGTGTTGAAGAAGGAAAAGCCATTTTAGTAAATACCAAGGTGGTGAAAGCTACTGACTTTAAGCATAAAATAGAGGTAAGAGGTTCTGTTGAGTCTCGCAGAAATGTAATGCTTACCTCAGAAACAGCCGGAACCATAGAAAGTGTGAAGGTGAGAGAAGGCCAAAAAGTGAGTGCCGGTCAAACGCTGATAGTGCTAGATGCAGATATTTTAAGAAATAACATAGCTGAGCTTAAAACTTCACTTGAGCTGGCCAAAGTGGTTTATGAAAGACAAGCCAATCTTTGGGAAAAGAAGATAGGTACTGAAATTCAGTATTTGGAGGCTAAAAATAATAAAGAAGCAATTGAGAGAAGGTTAGCTACCGCACATTCTCAATTAGACCAGGCAGTGGTTAAGGCTCCGTTTGCCGGTGTAATAGATGAGTTGCCTGCCAGAGAAGGAGAAATGGCTCAGCCAGGAGTGGATTTAGTTAGGGTAGTAAGCCCTGAAATGATGTACATCGATGCTGACGTTTCAGAAAGATATATCTCAGACTTTAAGGTGGGTGATGAAGTAGATCTTTACTTCCCGGTTCAGGATAAGCATATCACCTCCAAAATATCAGCAGTAAGTGAGGTGATTAAAAGTGATAACAGAACATTTTCTATTGAAGTAAAACTACCTAAGCTGGATTTCCCGGTAAAGCCTAATCAGGTGGTGGTTCTGGAGTTAACTGACTATGAAGCAGAGTCTGCTTTAGTGGTGCCTACAGAAATTATCCTTTCTGATGGTGATGATAACTTCTTGTATACTGCTGAAGATGAAAATAATAAAACGGTGGCCAAAAAGACTAAAGTGAAAGTGGGTGAAAGCTATGATGGTGTTACCGAAGTGAAAGAAGGTCTAAAGCAAAATGATATTGTAGTAATAGAAGGTTACCGAAGCTTAAGTGATGGCGTAGCCGTAAAAGCAGCCGATAAATCAACTAAAACAGCTCAATTAAAATAAAGCTTGCTGGTATGTCAGACATCAACACTAACAAAAATAACCAACCAATAAACGGAGATACGAACTCTGAAAAGGAGTTTGGGCTTACCAAGCTATCCCTCAATAACAGGAATACGGTTTTCTTCCTCCTGTTTTTGGTAGTGATTATGGGTATTTCTGCCTATATCAACTTGCCAAAAGATAGCTATCCGGAAGTGGAGCAGCCGATGGTTTATGTAGGTACTACTTACCTGGGTAACTCACCGGTAGATATAGAAAACCTTATTACCAGACCGCTGGAAAAGGAGATTAATGATATTTCTGAAATAGACAATATTAAGTCTACCTCTGTGCAGGATTATTCTACCATTATAGTAGAGTTTGAACCTGATATGGATATAGATGATGCGCTTCAGAAGGTAAAAGATGCCGTAGATAAGGCCAAGCAAGAGCTTCCTAATGATTTAGACACAGATCCGAATGTGTTTGAAATGGACTTTTCTGAAATGCCTATCATGAATATTAACCTCTCAGGAAACTTCCGGGTAGAGAAATTAGAAGATGTGGCAGAAGACCTGGAAGATGAGCTTGAAAAAATTAGCGAAGTATCTTCTGTAGAAATAAGAGGGGTAGATGATAAGGAAGTGAAAATAATGGCTAATCCATACCTGATGGATGCTCGCCAGGTAAGTTTCTCAGACATTACTCAAGCCGTGCAGGCAGAGAATGTTACTTTTTCTGCTGGTAATATTAAAGAAGGAGATGTAAGAAGAACCATTAGGGTAGTGGGAGAATACGAAGATCCTAAAGACATGCTGGATATTGTAGTAAAGCATGAAAATGGTAATATCGTATACTTAGGAGATGTAGCTAAGATAGAATTTGATTATGTGGATCCTGAGAGTTATGCCAGGCTTGCCCTTAAGCCTGTTGTTTCAGTAGATGTGATCAAAGGAAGTGGAGAAAACCTGCTTATTGCTACTGATAAGATTAATGAGGTGTTAGAAGAAATGAGACCTCAGTTTCCTGAAGGTTTAGAAATAACTATTACCAATGATCAGAGTCAGATGACCAGAGATCTGGTAAATAGCCTTGAAAACAATATCATTTCTGGGGTTATCCTGGTAGTGTTGGTATTGTTATTCTTCTTAGGTACCAGAAATGCCCTGTTCGTAGGGGTCGCCATTCCGGTGTCTATGTTTATTACCTTCCTAATTATGAGTGCTTTAGGTATTACCATTAATATGATGGTGCTTTTCTCACTCATCCTGGCGCTGGGTATGTTAGTAGATAACGGTATAGTTATCGTAGAAAACGTATATAGGCTTATGGAAGAAGGGCTTTCTCCCTGGGAAGCTACTAAGCTCGGTGTTAGTGAGGTAGCCTGGCCTATCATTACTTCTACGGCTACTACATTAGCGGCCTTTTTACCATTGGCTATGTGGCCGGGGCTTATGGGGCAGTTTATGAGGTACCTTCCTATTGGGGTTATGATCACACTTTCCTCATCACTTTTTGTGGCATTGGTTATTAATCCTGTATTAATATCAGTGTTTATGAAAATAGAAGATGGTAAAAAGCAGGATCATACCAAAGTGCTTAGAAATACAGGAATCTTCGTGCTCCTTGGGACCATATTTTTAGTGCTTGGAGCTACCTGGTTAGGTAATTTGCTGGTATTCATAGGCTTGCTTATTCTATTGAATGTATATGTACTGATGCCTGCCAGTCGTAAATTCCAGTCAGGATTCTTACCTTGGTTAGAAAATATTTATTCAAACACGTTGGCCTTTGCACTTAAAGGTTATAGGCCTTGGTTGTTCTTCTGGGGAACGATATTCTTATTGATTTTATCAGTAGTACTTAATATGGTGAGCCCTCCTAAGGTGTTATTCTTCCCTGAAAATTTACCTAAATATGTAAATGTATTCATTGAATTCCCGATAGGAACCGATATAGAAAAAACGAACAGCTTCTCTAAGCAGATAGAAGAGAAAGTGCTGAAAGTGGTAAATCCTTATGGTGATGTGGTAGAATCAGTAATTGCTAAAGTGGGGCAAGATACAGGCGATCCTAATGATCCTTCCTCATTCGGTTCTACAGATACACCTAACAAATCTCGTATCACGGTGAACTTTGTGGAGTTTAAAGACAGACATGGAGTGGATACCAGAGAGATTATGGATAGTATAAGGCATGCAGTAGATGGGTATCCGGGTGTATCTATTTCAGTAGATAAAGATGCCGCCGGTCCTCCGGTAGGTAAGCCTATCAATATTGAAGTGTCAGGAGATGATATTGCTACCTTGATAGCTATTACTGATAGAATGAAAAACTTCATTAATGAATCAGGAATTAAAGGAATTGAAAACCTACAGACTGATTTAGAAACAGGTAAGCCTGAACTTTTGGTGAATATTGATAGAGATAATGCTCGCCGTTTCGGTTTATCAACCAGAACCATTGCGAATGAAATAAGAACCGCGCTTTTTGGTATGGAAATCAGTAAGTTTAAGCAAGGTGAAGATGATTATGAAATACAGCTAAGGTTACAAGATGAATACCGATATGATCTGGAAGCTCTGAAAAACAGAGAAGTAACTTTTAGAGATCAGAAGGGGCAATTAGTACAGATTCCTATTAGCTCAGTGGCAGAAATGAAGTTGAGTACTACTTATGGTTCTGTAAAAAGAAAGGATTTAGAAAGAGTAGTAACGCTCTATTCTAATGTGCTGCAAGGCTACAATGCAACTGCTATTAATGCCGAAATACAGGAGTTATTGCAGGATTTTGAAATGCCCGCAGGTTATGACTTCAAATTTGGTGGTGAACAGGAGAAGCAGGCTGAAGAAATGGCCTTCTTAACACAAGCATTATGGCTGGCAGTATTTATTATATTCCTGATAATAGTGGCGCAGTTTAATAAGATCACTACTCCGGTTATCATCATGTCTTCTGTGGTGCTGAGTACGGTAGGGGTGTTCCTTGGTTTGTTTGTTTTCAGAATGGACTTTGTGGTAATTATGACTATGATCGGTATCATATCATTGGCCGGTGTGGTAGTAAATAATGCCATTGTATTGATAGACTTTATAGAGCTAATCAGAGCTAGGAAACAGGCCGCATTAGGGGTAGATAAATTAGATTTTGAAGATATTAATGCCGCTATAGCAGAAGCAGGTAGAACAAGGCTTAGACCAGTACTGTTAACAGCTATTACTACTATTCTGGGGCTTATACCGCTGGCCTTGGGTATTAATTTTGACTTTGTAAGATTCTTTAATGATTACAACCCTGATTTCTACATGGGGGGTGATAATGTGATCTTCTGGGGACCTATGTCATGGACTATTATCTTCGGACTCACCTTTGCCACCTTCCTCACCTTGGTAATAGTACCGATCATGTATCAGTTCTTTGCTAAGATCAATAGGAAATTCGGGGTGAATTAAAACCTCAATAAAGGCCGCTAATGATCATTTCATTAGCGGCCTTTTCTTTTACAGCAGGGGAAGGCCTAACTTTAAAGCCATATTTTAAAATTAAGAATGCATAAGCTAATGGTTATAGCGATGGTGATGGCAGTGTTACTGCTAATGGATTATTATGTCTATCAGGGCATTTTATTTGTAATGCAAAATAGCTCTGATCTGGCAAAGAAGATCGTAAAGTACTTATATTGGGGGCTTACCGTAGTTTCCTTTTTGGTGATATTAATCTATAACCTTGGAGATCCGGAGTGGTTTAAAGGAGCTTCTAGGAGCTTGATATTCACAGGGCTTTTCATTAACTATTTCTCTAAGTTTTTCGCCATACTCTTCTTGTTTACTGATGATATTATCAGAGGCGTGAAATGGCTAATTACTTATTTTAAATCGCCTGAGCCTTCAGGAAAAGGTGAGCCTATTACCAGAACGGAGTTTTTAACTAAAACAGCCTTATTGGCGGGTACAGTGCCTTTGGTGGCTATGAGCTATGGTATAATCTCAGGAGCACATGATTATCGGTTTAGAAGAAAAACTATTTATCTGCCCAATTTACCAAAAGCCTTTGATGGCGTCACTATTGGTCAGGTATCAGATATTCATTCAGGTAGTTTTTTCAATAAAACGGCAGTGAAGGGTGGCGTAGAAATGTTACTCAGAGAAAAGCCTGACATCATATTTTTTACCGGTGATTTAGTAAATAATGAGACCAAAGAAGTTAGAGATTACATCAATATATTTGATAAGCTACATGCTCCTTTAGGCGTTTATTCTACTACAGGTAATCATGATTATGGAGACTATGCCTCCTGGTCTTCGGCGGAAGCCAAGAAAAAGAATTTTCAAGACCTGATAGCGGCGCATAAGCAAATGGGCTATGACTTGCTCATGAATGAGAACCGTTTTATAAAAGTCGATAATGAGCAAATAGCCATATTAGGAAATGAAAACTGGGGAGCTGGTCGTTTTTCTAAGTATGGAGACCTGGACAAGGCCTATGCAGGCAGTGAGGAGGCGCCGGTAAAATTACTCTTATCTCATGACCCAAGTCACTGGGATGCTCAGGTGAGACCACAGCACTCTGATATTGATCTTATGTTTGCAGGGCATACCCATGGTTTTCAGTTTGGGGTAGAGCTGGGAGATTTTCAGTGGAGCCCGGCACAATATGCCTATAAGCAGTGGGCAGGATTATATCAGGAAGGAGATCAGTATTTATATGTTAACCGAGGCTTTGGCTATATTGGCTATCCCGGGAGGGTTGGTATGCCTCCCGAGTTAACCATTATTACTTTAAAGAGAAAGGCGTAGAATTATTCAGTTACTTTTTCCCAATCGTCAGAAGAGGAAACTGTAATAGAACCGTTCTTTCTTACTAAAATAAAATCAAGCATTACAGGAGTTCTGCATCCTTGAAATTGGGTGGCTCCTGTGCTTTTCATTAATACAGGGTAAGAAAGACCATATTCCCTTTCAAACTTTACTATTTCGTTGTTTTCATTGAGTAAAAAACCCCATTCCATATCAATAGCCCCTTTTTCACAAGATGAAGGAGCAAAGCCGAAAATATCATAGTTATACACTCCGCTGCCATCTTCATTAATCTGTAAATAGCCGCTTTTTCTTCCGGCATACTTACCATAAAATTCTACAGGCACATTAAATGTGGTTTTTACTGCGGTGCCATTGTACTCTATCTCTCTGATTTTTTCATTAGAGTTAGAGAATATAGCGGTAAGGCTGATAAATAGAAATATAAGTGCTTTCATGCTTTAAAAAGGCAAGTCATCTTCATCTCCGTTAGTAACCCATCCTGGCTCTTCCATGTGTCCCGGGTCTTGCTGTGGTGGTGGAGGCATGTCACCTGCAGGTGCATTGTTACTTACTCCTTCCAGCTTCCAGGCTTGTAATGAGTTGAAATATTTTACTTCACCTTTTGGGTCAGTCCATTTTCTGCCTTTTAAGTTAAAATAAACATCAATGTCATCACCTACTTTATAGCTATCCAGCAGATTACATTTGTCCTGGATCATTTCAAACTTCAAAAACTCTGGATATTGAGGGTTTTCAGCATACTCAAGCACAAACTCTCTTTTTTGAAATGAACTTGTAACTTGTTGAGTACTTGAAATCTCAAGAATTTTTCCCTTAACATTCATGAAAAACTAATTTTATTTTTTAAAACTTTTGTTCTTGCAAAGGTAATATAATAATGACCCGATGTTATCTTTTTTTCCTGAATATAGCCCAGAAAATTACCACAAACAATATGCATCCAATAACCATGGTTAATAGCATGGATGAGTCCACTAATTCTACTCCGTTCATAATTTTATTGCTTTTTGTAAAGATAAGGGATGCAGTTCATTCATAATTATATTTTTATATTTTGCTGGTTTTGGTAAACTTGTGAGCTTTCTATTTTGAATAATTCAGTGTGAAAATAAGTCATAAAAATCATCTTTTCGGTGCAGTACTTTTTGTGCTTATAGCTTTGGTATTATGGCTGCGGATCACCGTGGAAGCTACGCATTATATTTCACCAGATTCAGAATTTTATCTTAGAGTAGCCGAAAATATTTTAGCAGGTAAGGGGTTGGTGGCTCCTTATACTTATCCTTTTGATGATACTACCAGAGAAATTTATTTTGCTGCCTGGGCTCCTGGGTATCCTGTGCTTATTGCTTTTTTGTGTTGGTTGAGTGGAGGTTTTATTTCAGTAATAGTAGCATCTAAACTCATCAATGTGCTGGCAATGGCCTGTATATATTGGTTGTTGCGTAAGTGGGTGGGCAGTAGAGCTTGGTTTCCCTTTTTATATTTCTGCTCTTTCGGGATGCTAGAAGTGTTTTCCTATTCCTGGTCCGAGCCTATATTCTTGTTTTTTGTGGTTTTATTGGCTTTTCTAGTCAAGGAAAGTTGGTATAAACAGGATAAATGGCTTTTGCTGAAGGCCACAGGTATACTCATTATGCTTTTTATGATCAGGTATGCCGGGCTGGTTTATTATGTTGGCCTGAGCTTATTTATGATTGTATTGTATTTGAAAAACAGGAGAAATCAGGCTTTTCATTATTTTGGAGCATTATTCATTAGCAGTGCGGTGGCACTCGGCTATTTTTATAATAACTATCTGCAAATGGGGGCTTATACCGGTGGAGATAGGGTGTTTCCTGAGCAGGTAAGTGATTTGGGCTTTATGGGGGATTTATCATATGGCCTATTCAATGCTTTCTCCCTTGCTCGTAATTTTTACTTTGAATTTGAAATACTGTACTTTTTACTACTGGCATTGCAAATAGCTTTAGTGATATTTCTGGTTAAGCAAAGCAGGTTGATAAAACGGCCTTTTATTAAAAATAATAATGATGTCTATGTGTTATGGGGAAGTGCTACTTTCTACTTGGTACTTATTATTATTTTGAGAAGATTATCCCCATTTGATCCTTTTGACTACAGAATTCTAAGTCCATTTATGCTTACTTTCTTTTTAGGGTGGTTTATGGCAGTTCTTCGACATGAAGAATTTTTCCAGAAAACTTATAAATGGATAACGGCTTTTATGCTGCTTTCTTTGTTGATCAACCTACCTAAGGTGTTTTTGTATGAGGAGCTGAAGCAGCTAATCTCTTATTTAGGCTAAAAGCGCAGCCTCATCTGTATTTTTAGGTCGGTCTTAGTGTTTCCTGCTATTTCTTCTAAACCGGAGCTTATGCTTTCCTGGTTTCGATAAAGGGTTTGAGCATATTTTAGCCATAAATCTAAATGACGACTTATTTTATATCGAATTACTACATATTGTCTTGTGCCCTGACCATAGTAAGCCGGAATCGAAAAGGAGTAAAGTACATCTCTTTCATAGGCATACTGTCTGTTTTGATAATCGTCAGTTTCAAACAGAGCTAATCGTGTGCTTATACGGACTTTTTTAAGATTGATGTTAAGATCCTGAATAAGAGCCATACCTTGGGTTCTTTGCCCTGAAAAGTTATAGTGACTCAGTTGTAGTCGCGTTTTCAGAGAGATAATGTCATTGGCCTCTATGTCTATATTGAAAGTGTAATTGTCCTTAATACCATTACTGGTGATAACCATAGGCTGTTCTGGCAGGGAATTATCATTGGCTTTAGATTCTCTTCTATACTGAAAATAGAGAATGGATTTTCTATTAGGTTTATAATTAGCCCTTACAAGGTATTCATAGCCAGTGGAGGGGCTGCTGATGCCAAACTTAAGCCATGGAAAAGTGAACTTGTCGAAATACGCTGATAATTGAAGTTTCCGTATGGGTGAATATTTTAATCCCCAATACCAGCCTTTTTCATTGATGTTTTTGCCGGCTGCTTCAGCAAAGGCACTGCCATAGAAGCTGTGAAAGTTTCGCTGGTAATTTCTAAGCACTATA includes the following:
- a CDS encoding metallophosphoesterase; the protein is MHKLMVIAMVMAVLLLMDYYVYQGILFVMQNSSDLAKKIVKYLYWGLTVVSFLVILIYNLGDPEWFKGASRSLIFTGLFINYFSKFFAILFLFTDDIIRGVKWLITYFKSPEPSGKGEPITRTEFLTKTALLAGTVPLVAMSYGIISGAHDYRFRRKTIYLPNLPKAFDGVTIGQVSDIHSGSFFNKTAVKGGVEMLLREKPDIIFFTGDLVNNETKEVRDYINIFDKLHAPLGVYSTTGNHDYGDYASWSSAEAKKKNFQDLIAAHKQMGYDLLMNENRFIKVDNEQIAILGNENWGAGRFSKYGDLDKAYAGSEEAPVKLLLSHDPSHWDAQVRPQHSDIDLMFAGHTHGFQFGVELGDFQWSPAQYAYKQWAGLYQEGDQYLYVNRGFGYIGYPGRVGMPPELTIITLKRKA
- a CDS encoding efflux RND transporter permease subunit, with the protein product MSDINTNKNNQPINGDTNSEKEFGLTKLSLNNRNTVFFLLFLVVIMGISAYINLPKDSYPEVEQPMVYVGTTYLGNSPVDIENLITRPLEKEINDISEIDNIKSTSVQDYSTIIVEFEPDMDIDDALQKVKDAVDKAKQELPNDLDTDPNVFEMDFSEMPIMNINLSGNFRVEKLEDVAEDLEDELEKISEVSSVEIRGVDDKEVKIMANPYLMDARQVSFSDITQAVQAENVTFSAGNIKEGDVRRTIRVVGEYEDPKDMLDIVVKHENGNIVYLGDVAKIEFDYVDPESYARLALKPVVSVDVIKGSGENLLIATDKINEVLEEMRPQFPEGLEITITNDQSQMTRDLVNSLENNIISGVILVVLVLLFFLGTRNALFVGVAIPVSMFITFLIMSALGITINMMVLFSLILALGMLVDNGIVIVENVYRLMEEGLSPWEATKLGVSEVAWPIITSTATTLAAFLPLAMWPGLMGQFMRYLPIGVMITLSSSLFVALVINPVLISVFMKIEDGKKQDHTKVLRNTGIFVLLGTIFLVLGATWLGNLLVFIGLLILLNVYVLMPASRKFQSGFLPWLENIYSNTLAFALKGYRPWLFFWGTIFLLILSVVLNMVSPPKVLFFPENLPKYVNVFIEFPIGTDIEKTNSFSKQIEEKVLKVVNPYGDVVESVIAKVGQDTGDPNDPSSFGSTDTPNKSRITVNFVEFKDRHGVDTREIMDSIRHAVDGYPGVSISVDKDAAGPPVGKPINIEVSGDDIATLIAITDRMKNFINESGIKGIENLQTDLETGKPELLVNIDRDNARRFGLSTRTIANEIRTALFGMEISKFKQGEDDYEIQLRLQDEYRYDLEALKNREVTFRDQKGQLVQIPISSVAEMKLSTTYGSVKRKDLERVVTLYSNVLQGYNATAINAEIQELLQDFEMPAGYDFKFGGEQEKQAEEMAFLTQALWLAVFIIFLIIVAQFNKITTPVIIMSSVVLSTVGVFLGLFVFRMDFVVIMTMIGIISLAGVVVNNAIVLIDFIELIRARKQAALGVDKLDFEDINAAIAEAGRTRLRPVLLTAITTILGLIPLALGINFDFVRFFNDYNPDFYMGGDNVIFWGPMSWTIIFGLTFATFLTLVIVPIMYQFFAKINRKFGVN
- a CDS encoding DUF3127 domain-containing protein, which codes for MNVKGKILEISSTQQVTSSFQKREFVLEYAENPQYPEFLKFEMIQDKCNLLDSYKVGDDIDVYFNLKGRKWTDPKGEVKYFNSLQAWKLEGVSNNAPAGDMPPPPQQDPGHMEEPGWVTNGDEDDLPF
- a CDS encoding efflux RND transporter periplasmic adaptor subunit, giving the protein MANYTRTKNQPIFENKPDMRNTAFYYLAIITLLFAACSKEGLEAKKEQLQSYKDEVRELNTKIKELETEIAALDSTYGVEEGKAILVNTKVVKATDFKHKIEVRGSVESRRNVMLTSETAGTIESVKVREGQKVSAGQTLIVLDADILRNNIAELKTSLELAKVVYERQANLWEKKIGTEIQYLEAKNNKEAIERRLATAHSQLDQAVVKAPFAGVIDELPAREGEMAQPGVDLVRVVSPEMMYIDADVSERYISDFKVGDEVDLYFPVQDKHITSKISAVSEVIKSDNRTFSIEVKLPKLDFPVKPNQVVVLELTDYEAESALVVPTEIILSDGDDNFLYTAEDENNKTVAKKTKVKVGESYDGVTEVKEGLKQNDIVVIEGYRSLSDGVAVKAADKSTKTAQLK